Genomic DNA from Streptomyces venezuelae:
GGGCCTCCAGCGTGCTGCCCGTCTGCGTCGCGACGGGTCTGCCGCGGACGAAGAGGAGGCGTTCGCCGTCCGGTGACCACGTGGGGTCGAAGTCCTCCCACGGGCCGTCCTGCAGCGGGCCGTCCTGGCCGGGGCGGCCGGTCACGCGGACGATGTCGCCGCTCGCGAGGTCCAGGACATGGATGCGGTACGAGCCGCCGCGCACCGGGTCGCCGCCCCGCTCCGACGCGAAGGCGATCCGCGAGCCGTCGGGAGACCAGGCGGGGCCCCGGTCGTCCCAGGGCCCCTCGGTGCGCTGTCGCAGCGCCGATCCGTCGGCGCGCATCGTCCAGATGTGGAAGCCGCCGTCCTGGTAGGCGCTGAAGGCCACCGACGTCCCGTCCGGCGCGTGGACGGGACGGTTCGGTTCGAGTCCGGCCGGTGTCAGCGGCACCGCTTCGCCGCCGGTGCGGGGCAGGGACCACAGGGTGGCCTGCGCCTCGACGATCAGGCGGTCCGCGCCCGGTGCGAGCGTCGCCGCGCCGTTCGTCACGCGGGTGAACGAGAGGGGCACCGCGGTGCGCGGCCTGGCGGGTGCCGGGGTCGCGGTCCCCAGGGCGACGGCGGCCCCGGACGCGCCCGCGGCGACGAACAGTTGACGTCGGGACAGAGGCAACACGGTGTTGTGCCGGTCACAGTCCATGACACAGAACACTCGCCCATCGGCACCGCCGTGGACAACACCCATCGACGCCAACACGCCGGTGTTCTGACCCGCCGGTGTTCTGACCCCGCCTGCGCCCGGGCTCGTCACGGCCCTACGTGGGGAACTCGCCGAGCCAGTCGCGCTTGAGGAGGTGCTTCGGCAGGTAGGGCGACGTGTCGTCGACGGGGAAGTCCGAGTCGTGTGCCAGGCATGCCAGCGCGAGCGGGCCGAGGGCGATGCGGCTGTACAGCGCGGTGGTCGCGGCGCCCGACCTGTCGCTCCAGTACCGCTCGTGGTGCGCGAGCGCTTCGGCGAGGGCCTTGGCGAAGGCGTCGCGGTCACCCGCGATCAGGCGGTGCATGAGGGCGGCCGGCTGGTGGTCGATGAGGTTGAGGAAGTCGCCGGGGGTGCGGGTCGCGACGTGGGGGTGGGAGGTCTCCATGGTGGCGATGAGGTGCTGGACCACGTCGTCCATGGGCTGCCTGAGCCAGAACGCCCGCAGTGTCTGGATCCAGTGGAAGACGTAGGCGTCGGCGGGGGCGGCGCGGCGCAGGTCGTCCAGCGGCACGTTGCAGAGCAGCGTCAGCCGGTCCTGTTCCCTGCAGACGGTGGCGAGGTAGAACGCGTCGAGCCAGGCGCGGGCGTCCGCGCCGGGCACGGGTCCGGTGGCGGGCAGGCGCAGGGTGCGGTCGGTGATGCGGCACTCGACCGTGCCCTCGGTGGCGACGGTCGTGCGGAACAGCGCCGAGCCGGTCTGCATCGCCCACACCCACGCCTCCCAGGTCTCCAGGCGCGCGCCGTCGGGGTCCGCGGCGAAGCGGACGTCGCTGAGGCGCTTCGTCGCGGCGAAGGTGTGGGCGACGCCCGCATCGCTCTGCGCGAGCCGGACGATGCCCTCGGCCGCGGCGGCGGGGTCCAGGTCGGCGGCGTCGGCTTCGGCTCCGACCGGCGTGCCCGCGGGGACCGCGGCGGACGCGGTCCGCGGTTCCGCGGGGGCGTGTGCGCTCTCCGCGTGCAGCTTCTTCATCAGCTGCATCAGCTCGGGCGGCGGCGCCACGGAGAAGGAGCGGGTCTCGTGGTCGATGGCGGTGAGCGAGGTCATGCGGCCCTCGTGCCACCAGTACAGCCGCGGGGAGAGTGCGCCGGGGCCGTCCTCGTAGGCGCCGAGCGCGTACGCGCCCAGGTCGTTGACCGCGTCCACCACCGTGCCGTCCTCGATGGGGTGGAACGCCAGCAGGTTGCGGCTGGGCAGGACGACGAGCGCGCCCGCCTCCGGCAGGTCCTTGCCGGTGGTCGCGCGGGCCAGTTCGGGGAGCACGAGCGCTTTGCTGGCCACGAAGTGGGAGTCGCCGTACACGGTCCACAGCCGCGCACCCTGCGGTCCGGTGACCTCGTCGTGCTCGACGAGTTCGCGGATCAGGTTGTTGCGGGCGGCCACCCACAGCTCATCCAGTCCGGCGCGTGCGACGTCGTGGTCGGTGAGGATGCGCACGGAGGTGGGTGTGTCGAGGGCGAGCGCAAGGAGCAGCCCCTCGGCGACCGGGCGCGTGTAGCGGAAGCTGTTCGCCGTCTCGGCGGGGAAGGCGTCGTCGGGCAGGAGCCGCAGGACGGTTCCCTCCAGCAGTTCCTGTGCGCTCTCCCCGCCCCGTGAGCCGTTCTCCAGCGTCGTGAAGTGCTGTTCGACCAGGCGGGGCCAGTGCTCCTCCGGCGTGGCGCGGCACTGGTGCGCCAGGTTCGGGAGGGGACTGCGGCGTCCGTCGCCCCACAGCACGGCAGCGCCCTCGATCCGCGGGCGTATGCCGTGGCGGGTGAGGAGGTGATCGGCTGTCAGGCTCCGCAGGTGTTCGGCCTGCGGGTGGGTCAGCATCGGCAGGTGGGGATCTGGTGCGTGGTGTTCGTTCACCCGGTGACTCTACGAAGGGTGGGTCCGGCGCGTGTCAAAGGGGGGTTGGGGAGGTGGCGTACGCCTTGGAGCTGATGTTTCCCGCGCGCGTACCCCCAGAGTCTGGTGCTGCGCGGTACCAGGGGCCGACGCGGCGCCAACCGGCCCCGCACTAGCGTCCTTTGGCATGACAGCATCACGGAGCGCCGCGCGCAGACGCGCCCTTGCCACCGCCCTCGTCCTCTCTCTCGCCGTCCCTCTCGCGGGCGGCGCGACCGCCTTCGCCGCGGCGGGGGACGGTTCCTCCGGTCGGGCCTCGGCGAGTGCCGCCCCCGCGGCGGACACCAGGTCCACGGCTCCACTCCGGCTTCCGCGTCCCACCGGCCCGTACGCGGTGGGACGCGACACGCTGCACCTCGTCGACAGGAGCCGCCCCGACCCGTGGGTGCCGTCGGCGGGCGCACGTGAGCTGATGGCGTCCGTGTACTACCCCGGGCGGCACGGGGGCGGGCACCCCACCGCCTACACGTCGCAGGAGGAGGCGCGGCTCCTGCTGGAGTGGTGGAAGAAGGAGGACCTGCTTCCCCCCGCCGCGTACGCCGACACCCGTACCCACGCCCGCACCGGGGTGCGGCCCGCGCCGGGGCGGTTCCCGCTGATCGTGCTCTCCCCCGGGTTCACCGCCCCGCGCTCCACGCTGACGCACCTCGCCGAGGACCTGGCGAGCCGGGGCTTCGTCGTGGCCACCGTCGACCACGCCTACGAGTCCGTCGGCACGGCGTTCCCCGGTGGGCGCGTCCTGACCTGCCGGGCCTGCGCGCCCGTCGACGAGCCGGGCGGCGGCGAACTCGCCACGAAGGGGCGGGCCAAGGACATCTCGTACGTCATCGACCGGCTGACGGGCGGCAAGAACGCCTGGCGGCACGCCCGCATGATCGACGGGAAGCGGATCGGCGCGGGCGGGCACTCCATCGGCGGTTCCGGCGCGCTCGCCGCCATGACCACCGACCGACGGGTGCGGGCCGGCATGAACATGGACGGTCACTTCCACACCCGTCCCACCGGTCTCGGCGACCGCCCGTTCCTGATGATCGGCACCGAGACCGCCCACACGCCCGGTGTCGAGGACGGCGAGAACTGGGACGAGATCTGGGAGGGCATGGACGGTTGGAAACGGTGGCTCACCGTCAAGGGTTCGGGGCACTTCACCTTCACCGACGTGCCTGTGCTCGCCGCGCAGGCGGGTGTGGTCGACCCGGAGGCGCCGCTGTCCGGTGAGCGCTCGGAACAGATCACCCGGGCCTACATCGGCGCGTTCTACGAGCAACACCTGCGCGGTACCCCGCAGCCGCTGCTCGACGGGCCGTCGCCGGGGCATCCCGAGGTGACGTTCCAGCGGCACTGACCCGGCGGCAGACCGCTAGCATGTAATGCATGAATGAGAATAGTGACCCTTACGGTGACCCATACGAGCTGCGCGCGGAAGTGCCGTCCGTCGAGACCTTCCGCCGCCTGCGCACCGACGCCGGCCTCTCCGACAAGGCACCCGAAGCCGTCGCGCTCGCCCTGCCGAACACCTGGCACGGCGTGGTGCTCCACCACGAGGGCGAGCCGATCGGCATGGGCCGGATCATCGGCGACGGCGGCACCGCGTTCCAGCTCGTCGACATCTGCGTACACCCCGCTCACCAGGGGCGGGGCCTCGGCAGGCGCATCATGGCGGCGCTCACCGAGGAACTGGAGCGGCGCGCTCCCGCGACCGCGTACGTCTCGTTGATCGCGGACGGACCCGCGCGCCACCTCTACGAGAAGTTCGGCTTCGCCGACACCGCGACGCACGACTCGATCGGCATGTACCGCTCGATGCCGGCCCGCTGACGAACGAGGCCGGTCCGCACCAACTCCTTGACGGGGCCCGGGAGTCTGCCTTAAATCAAGCAGTGAACGAAGTGGGCGCGACGAATGGTACGTCGCGTTCACTTCTCGACGCCTACTTGTCATGCGCATGCCTTGTGCATCTTCACGCACGCTCCCCCCACCCCCCACGCGAAGCGATGTGATGACAGTGCCCACCTCCCTCAGTCGCCGCACCAAGCTCGGCGCGCTCGCCCTGGTCTGCGGCGTGGCGAGCCTCGGCGTGCCGCCCACCGCCTCTGCGGAGAACGCGTCCCCGGCCCCGGCCCGCTCCGCCGCACCGGCGGCCAGCACGTTCACCGACGACTTCAACGGCCCCGCGGGAGCGGCGGTCGACGGCGGCAAGTGGCAGATCGAGACCGGCGACAACGTCAACAACCACGAGCGGCAGTACTACACGTCGGGCAACAAGAACGCGGCACTCGACGGCCAGGGCAATCTGGTCATCACCGCCCGCAAGGAGAACCCCGGCAACTACCAGTGCTGGTACGGGCGTTGCGAGTACACCTCGGCCAGGCTCAACACCTCCGGCAAGTTCACGAGCACGTACGGGCACGTCGAGGCGCGGATGAAGGTGCCGCGCGGCCAGGGCATGTGGCCCGCGTTCTGGATGCTCGGCGCCGACATCGGCAGCGTGGGCTGGCCGAACAGCGGCGAGATCGACGTGATGGAGAACGTCGGCTTCGAGCCGTCCACCGTGCACGGCACGCTGCACGGGCCGGGCTACTCGGGGTCGGGCGGGATCGGCGCGGGGTACACGCTGCCCGGCGGCGAGGCGTTCGCGGACAAGTTCCACACGTTCGCGGTGGACTGGTCGCCGAACAAGGTGACCTGGTCCGTGGACGGCCGTGTCTACCAGACCCGCACCCCGGCCGACCTCAACGGCAACAGGTGGGTCTTCGACAAGCCCTTCTTCCTCATCCTGAACCTCGCGGTCGGCGGGTACTGGCCCGGCGACCCCGACGGCAGCACGACCTTCCCCCAGCAGCTGGTCGTCGACTACGTCCGCGTGACCGGCGGAAACGTGGCTCCGAGCGGCAACTGAGCACCGGCCGCGGGCGCGTCTCCGAGCGGCGGTGGCGGCTACCCGGAATCCCGGTGACCCAGGCCACTCGGAGGCCTCCACGGCTGTGAAGCCCCTCATAGGGGCCACGTCACATGCTAAGGACGGTAGTAGGCGCCGTCAGGCCTCAGCCGGGGCCGGGAGCCTCATGGGGCACGGCCTCCGCCAGGGCGTCTTCGTATCGCGGTAGTACGTCACATCATTGCGCCCGACCCCGGGCGCAGCTAACCCTGGCTGAGTCTTCGGGACGCCCGGGATCGCACATCAGGCACAGTCGCCTGCCGATCCGGCGCCCATCTCGTCCCCACCCAGGAGTTGCACCCGCATGTCCCTGACGCGCACCGCTCGCACCCGCAAGTTCTCCGTCGCCGGCATCGCCGCCGCGGGAGCGGCCGCCGCCGCACTGACCCTCGTCCCCTCCCCCGCCCACGCCGCGGAGCCCGCGAAGGCCGCTGCCGCCGCCCCGCAGGCCGCGGGCGACAAGAAGTACCCCGAGAACCTCGACGGCTGGATCCGCGAGTCCCTCGACATCATGAAGGCCAAGGGCATTCCCGGCTCCTACGAGGGTCTGCACCGCAACATCATGCGTGAGTCCTCGGGCAACCCGAACGCGCAGAACGGCTGGGACGTGAACGCCCAGAACGGCACGCCGTCCAAGGGCCTGCTGCAGGTCATCCAGCCGACCTTCGACGCCTACCACGTCGAGGGCACCCCCAACAGCCTGACCGACCCGGTCGCCAACATCACCGCGGCCGCCAACTACGCCGCCGACAAGTACGGCTCCATCGACAACGTCGACTCCGCGTACTGAGTCCCGGAACCCCCGAGTTTCCCGGACACCTGATTCGCGAGGAGAGACAGCGCATGCCGCACGAGAGCCAGAACGAGCACCCGGCACACCCGGCGGACGGCCCCTCGGTGCCCGCCTACGGGCCCGCCCGGGTCCGCGGCTCGCGGCGCAAGCCACGCAAGAAGGCCCTGCGCTATGTCGCGTGGGGTGCCCTGGGCCTGGTCCTTGCCGGTGGCGGAGGCGTCGCCTACGCCTGGCAGCACCTCGACGGCAACATCCAGGGCACGGACGTCGACGCCGCTCTCGGCCACGACAGGCCCGCGGAGCAGCGGGACGGATCGATGAACATCCTCCTGCTCGGCTCGGACTCGCGGGCGGGAACCCACGGCCGGTACGGCGCCGGTGTGCAGGGGGCCCGTGCCGACACGGCGATGGTCCTGCACGTCGACAAGACCCACCAGAAGGCCTCGGTCGTCAGCATCCCGCGCGACACGATGGTCGAGCGGCCGCAGTGCGTGACGTCCCACGGCGCCGCGGCGGGCGCCCAGCAGGCCATGTTCAACTCGTCGTACCAGGTGGGAGGGCCCGCCTGCACGGTGAAGACGGTCGAGCAGATGTCGGGCCTGCGCATGGACCACTACCTCGAAGTCGACTTCAAGGGGTTCCAGAAGCTCATCGACGAGCTCGGCGGCGTGGACATCACCACTCACAAGGCCATCAAGGACCCCAACAGCGGTCTCTCGCTGACCGCGGGCAAGCACACGCTGAAGGGCGAGGACGCCCTCGCGCTGGTCCGCACCCGGCACGGCGTGGGCGACGGCAGCGACCTGGGCCGGATCCAGCTCCAGCAGGCTTTCATCAAGGCCCTGATCCACCGCGCCGACACCGTCGACCCGCTCAGCAACCCCGCCAAGGCCTACGGCCTCGCGGACACCGCGACCAAGACGGTCAGCGCCGACTCCGACCTCGCGTCGGCCGACAAGCTGCTCGGCCTGGCCAAGGACCTCAAGGGCGTCGGCCCCGACGACACCGACATGGTGACGATGCCGGTGACCTACGACGCACAGGACGCGGGCCGCGTCCTGCCGCACGACAAGGCCTCGCACCAGGTGTGGAACGCGCTGCGCCACGACAAGGCCATACCGAAGTCCGCAACCGAGCAGTCGGTGGCCGACAGGACGGACTCGCCGGTCTCGGCAGGCTCCTGAACCACCGGCCTGCACCTCATGTCGAGGGTCGGACTCCACTCGATACGGTCAGCAGACCGGGTTCGACGGAAACCGTGCATATTTTGTGCGCGGTTTCTGTTATCGAGGCGGGCTCAGGGCGTCTCCTCTGTGTCGGAGGAGACAGGCCCCCCACATAGAGAGTGGACACAGCGTGAGCAGCGAACGCCACATCGCGATGATCAGGGCAGCGCAGGACGGGAACCAGCAGGCGCAGGACGCGCTGGTGGCGGAGTATCTGCCGCTGGTCTACAACATCGTCGGACGGGCCCTGAACGGCCATGCGGACGTCGACGACGTGGTGCAGGAGACCATGCTGCGTGTCCTCGGCGGCCTGGACGGTCTGCGCGGCCCGGAGACCTTCCGCAGCTGGCTGGTCGCCATCACCATGAACCAGATACGCGGGCACTGGCGGGAGCGCGCCTCGGGCGCGATACCCGCCGGCGGCGGTCTCGCCGACGCGTACGACGTGGTGGATCCGGGCGCGGACTTCGTCGATCTGACCATCACGCGGCTCGGGCTTTCGGGGCAGCGCAGGGAGACCGCCGAGGCGACGCGCTGGCTGGACGAGGACGACCGGGCGCTGCTGTCGCTGTGGTGGCTGGAGTCCGCGGGCGAGCTCACGCGGGCGGAGGTCGCCGAGGCGCTCGAGCTGTCCCCGCAGCACGCGGCGGTACGGGTGCAGCGCATGAAGGCCCAGCTGGAAACCGCGCGCGTGGTCGTACGCGCACTGTCGGCCAACCCGCCGTGCGGGGGGCTCCGGCAGATCACCGCCGGCTGGGACGGCGTGCCGTCGGCTCTGTGGCGCAAGCGGCTGGCGCGCCACGCCCGGGGCTGCTCCGTCTGTGAGGGCCACTGGTCGAACCTGGTGCCCGCCGAGGGGCTGCTCGTGGGTCTGGGGCTCGTGCCCGTGGGCGCCGTGCTCGCGGGTCTCGTCCTGCCGCCCGATCTCGTCGAGGTCGGTTCGGCGTCCGCCGTCTCCGGCACGTCCGGCGACGGTTCGTCCGGTCAGGTCTCCGCTCGGGCGCAGGCCCGCCGTGATCGGGCCAGGCGCCGGCGGCGTACGACAGGAGTGGCCGCCGCGGTCGTGGCGCTCGGCATCGGAGGCGCCGCCGTGCACCTCCTCACGAGCCCGGACGCGGACGAGAGCACGCCGTCCACCGCCGCCGCACCCGCCGCACCCGTGACCCCGTCCGCCGCGAAGAGCGCCGCTCCCTCCGCCTCTCCCAAGCGCTCCGCGTCCCCCAGCGCCAAGCCGAAGCCGAGCAAGACGAAGAAGGAGAAGAAGAAGGCGAAGCCCTCGCCGGACCGTACCTCCGCCGCGCCGAAGCCGAAGCCGAAGCCCGAGGCGCCCGATCCGAAGCCCGCGCCGCAGCAGCCGAGCGGCACGGCCGAGCAGGTCGTGGCCCTGGTGAACACCGAGCGCGCGAAGGCGGGCTGCGGCCCTGTCCGCTCCAACGGCAAGCTCGCCACGGCGGCGGCCAAGCACTCCGCCGACATGGCGGCCCGCGACTACTTCGACCACACGAGCCCCGACGGCACGGACCCCGGCGACCGCATCACCGCCGCCGGCTACCGCTGGAGCACGTACGGCGAGAACATCGCCCGCGGCCAGCAGAGCCCCGCGGCGGTCATGGACTCCTGGATGAAGAGCCCCGGCCACAAGGCCAACATCCTGAACTGCGACTTCAAGGAGCTGGGCGTGGGCATCCACAACGGCTCCGGTGGCCCCTGGTGGACGCAGGCCTTCGGCACGGCTCTCTGACCGCGGGGGCAGCGGCACGGCGGCACGGCACCGGTGATTTCACCGATGTCCGTGCACCGTCATCAGCGCCACGGTGGGGACCGCCAACGAAACGGCGGGCCCCACCAGGGCGTTCCCCTCTCCGCGCATGCCGCACCGCATGCCGCCCGGGTGGTTCCCGCCACGACCGAGAGGACCCCCCGTGCAGCTGCACGTCTTCTCCCGCCCCGTGGTGCGGGCCTGTCTCGCCGCGACGGTCGCCACCGCGGGACTCCTCGGCACCGGCCTCGCGCCGGGAGCCCACGCCGCCGCGGACAACCCGTACGAGCGCGGCCCCGACCCGACCGTCTCCAGCATCGAGGCGCCGCGCGGCTCCTACGCCGTCTCGCAGACCAGCGTCTCCTCGCTGGGGGTGTCCGGGTTCGGCGGCGGCACCATCTACTACCCGACGTCGACCGCCGACGGCACGTTCGGCGCGGTGGTCATCTCGCCGGGCTTCACCGCCTACCAGTCGAGCATCGCGTGGCTCGGTCCGCGGCTCGCCTCGCAGGGTTTCGTGGTCTTCACGATCGACACGCTCACCACCCTCGACCAGCCCGCCAGCCGGGGACGTCAGCTCCTGTCCGCTCTGGACTACTTGACCAAGTCGAGCTCGGTGCGCGGCCGGGTCGACGCGTCCCGGCTCGGTGTGATGGGCCACTCGATGGGCGGCGGCGGCACGCTGGAGGCGGCCAAGAGCCGTACGTCGCTCAAGGCGGCGATCCCGCTGACCGGCTGGAACCTCGACACGACCTGGCCGGAGCTGCGGACACCGACGCTGGTCGTGGGCGCGGACGGGGACACCGTGGCGCCGGTCTCCAGTCACTCCGAGCCGTTCTACGAGTCGCTGCCGGGCTCTCTGGACAAGGCGTATCTGGAGCTCAACAACGCGAGTCACTTCACGCCGAACACGTCCGACACGACGATCGCGAAGTACAGCATTTCCTGGCTGAAGCGGTTCATCGACAGTGACACCCGCTACGAGCAGTTCCTCTGTCCGCTGCCGAGGCCGAGCCTCACGATCGAGGAGTACCGCGGCAACTGCCCGCACACGTCTTGACGCTCCTCCCCCGGTCCCCCGTGGGATTACGACGACCGCCGTCCGGTGCCGGGCGGCGGTCGTCCCGCGCCGGTACGCGGGCGTCCTGTGCCCGTGCACAGAGACGTTTGGTGGCGTGCCCAGAGCTGTGGACGCAGGCCTTCCGGACCGTGTTACGCGACAGTAACGTGCCGGCGTGACCCTTCAGAAGCCGCCCGAACTGTTCGGCCGCCGCGAGGCGATCGCCGCCGTGGAGTCCCTGGTGGGACGCGTGCGGGACGGTCACGGCGGGGCGCTCGTACTGACCGCGCCGCCCGGCCTCGGGCGTACCGCGCTGGTGGAGTACGCGCGGGGGATCTGCGGCACGGTCCCGTCGGTGCAGGCGGCCGTGCCGGCCCGGCTCGCCGTGTACGGGGAGGACGGACCGCGGCTGGTCTGTGCCGACGATGTGCACCGCTGGGACGCGGCATCCCGATCGGCTCTCGCGGCGGACCTCCGCCGAATGCCCGGCCCGGCCCCCGTGGCCGTACTGCTGACCGTCGCGGAGCACCGTGTCGGCGCGGACGAGTTCGCGGGGCTGGCGACGCTTCGGCTGGGGCCGCTCGACGACGGCGCGGCGGCCTCGCTCCTCGACCGGCTCACCCTGGGCACCGCCGACCCGGTCGTCGGCGCCTGGCTGGTCCGTGAGGCGGCGGGGAACCCGCGCCTGCTCGGCGCGCTCGTCGCCGCCCTCACCCCCGGCCAGCTGACCGGCCGCACCCCGCTGCCCGACCCCCTGCCCGGCGGCGAAGACCTCCTCGCCGACCACGCACTCCGCGTCGACGAGCTGCCCGGCCCGGCGCGCGCCCTGCTGCTCCTCGCCGCGGCGGCCGCGGAGCACGAGCCCGACGGTGCGGGCGCGGACCTCGCGCTGGTCCTGCGCGCGGGCGGAGACCCCGCGGGACTTGCTCCCGCCGAAGCCTCGGGAGTCGCCGTCGCGGTGGGCGGACGGCTGCACTTCACCCACCCGTTGCTGCGCCGGGCGGTGCTCCGGCGTGCCGCGCCCGACCGCCGCAGAGCGGGCCACATCCGCCTCGCCCAGGCCTGCCGCGAGCGTCTCCCCCGCCTGATGCAGCTCGCCTGCGCGGCGGACGACCACGACGCGCGGCTCGCCGCGTCCCTTGCCGCCGCGGCGGCGACGCACCGGCCCCACGCCGAACGTTCCGCCGCCCTGGCCCGCGCCGCGGCGCTCACCGCCGACACGGGGGCGCGCACCGACCGGCTCGCCGACGCGGCGGAGGCGGCCCGCCTCGCCGGGGACCCGGTACGGGCACGCGCGCTGCTGGCGCGGGCCGGTGCCGCCCCCGCACACGGCGGCGTCCACCGCGTGCGCGGCCTGCTCACCCTCGCCGACGGCCCGGCCGACGACGCCAGGGAGTCCCTGCTCACCGCGGCGGCGCTCCTCCCACCCGCACGGGCCCGCCGCGCCCTCATCGGCGCGGCGGAGGCCGCGTGGGCGATGGGCGACGCGGCGGCGTACCGAGAGGCGATGACGCGCATACCGCCCTGCGACGACGACCCGATGCTGGAGGCGTACCGAGCAGGAATGTGCGCAGTCCTCGCAGGCCGCACCCCAGAGGGCCACGCGCTGCTGCGCCGCTGCGTGGACGGCTTGCGCGGGGCGGAGCAGGGCGAGGAGGGCGGCGGAGCGGGTGTGCCCGGCGGGTTGTCGCGCGCCGGGGTGGCCGAGCCTGACGGGGCCGCCCGGACGGGAGAGGCGCACCGGGCGGGTGCGCCAGAGGCGCTCTCCCTCGCAGGGGCGCACAGCGCCGACGGGGCCGACCGGCCGGAAGAAGCCCGCCGCACAGACACATCCGATGGGCTACCGCGCCCCGAAGCGACCGCCCTTACCGCAGCCGGGCAGGCAGGACAGGTTCGCAGGACCGACGTCCTCGACAGACCACTGCGCGCCGAAGCGGCCGGACTCGACGGCACCGCCCGGGCGGAGGAAGCCCGCGGGGCGAGCGTGCCCGGGGGGCTGTTGCGGGCGGGGGTTGCCGCTCTCGTGGTCGGGGAGGTCGAGGTCGCCTGTGAGGCCGGGGCACGGGCGCTTGCGGCTGTGCGGGCCTATGGGCCCGAGGTTCTGTTGCCGCGTGCGCTGGAACACCTGGCCTATGGGGAGTTGCGCGCGGGACGTCACACCAGTGCCCGCGCGCACGCCCTCGAAGGGCTCGGGGCGGCGCGGCGGATCGGGCAGCCCAACGTCGCCGTGTCGCTGCACGCCGTCCTCGCGCTCGCCGCGTCCGTGGAAGGGGACGCGGACGCCTGCGCCGCCCACGCGGCTGCCGCGGCGGCGGGCGCGGGGCCGCGCGGACTCGCGCAGGCCGCCACGCTCGCCGTCTGGGCCGTCGCCCGTACGGAGCTGGCAGCCGGACGCCCCGCCGACGCGGCGGCGCGGCTCGCCCCGCTGGTCGCCCCCGGGCCGCGGTGCGGTCACTTCGCCGTGCGCATGCTGGCCGTCCCCTGTTTCGTGGAGGCGGCCGTGCAGGTGGGGCGCGTGGCGGAGGCTCGGCGGGCCACCGCGGAGTTCACCCATTGGGCCGGGGCGACCGCCGACGGGCTGGCGTCGGCTCAACTCGCGCGCTGCCGCGCCCTGTTGGCCCCGCCCCACCAGACAGCCGCAGCGTATGCGAGCGCGGTCGCCGAGCATGACCGTCTGCCGGGCGAGTTCGAGCG
This window encodes:
- a CDS encoding immunity 49 family protein, whose amino-acid sequence is MNEHHAPDPHLPMLTHPQAEHLRSLTADHLLTRHGIRPRIEGAAVLWGDGRRSPLPNLAHQCRATPEEHWPRLVEQHFTTLENGSRGGESAQELLEGTVLRLLPDDAFPAETANSFRYTRPVAEGLLLALALDTPTSVRILTDHDVARAGLDELWVAARNNLIRELVEHDEVTGPQGARLWTVYGDSHFVASKALVLPELARATTGKDLPEAGALVVLPSRNLLAFHPIEDGTVVDAVNDLGAYALGAYEDGPGALSPRLYWWHEGRMTSLTAIDHETRSFSVAPPPELMQLMKKLHAESAHAPAEPRTASAAVPAGTPVGAEADAADLDPAAAAEGIVRLAQSDAGVAHTFAATKRLSDVRFAADPDGARLETWEAWVWAMQTGSALFRTTVATEGTVECRITDRTLRLPATGPVPGADARAWLDAFYLATVCREQDRLTLLCNVPLDDLRRAAPADAYVFHWIQTLRAFWLRQPMDDVVQHLIATMETSHPHVATRTPGDFLNLIDHQPAALMHRLIAGDRDAFAKALAEALAHHERYWSDRSGAATTALYSRIALGPLALACLAHDSDFPVDDTSPYLPKHLLKRDWLGEFPT
- a CDS encoding alpha/beta hydrolase family protein encodes the protein MTASRSAARRRALATALVLSLAVPLAGGATAFAAAGDGSSGRASASAAPAADTRSTAPLRLPRPTGPYAVGRDTLHLVDRSRPDPWVPSAGARELMASVYYPGRHGGGHPTAYTSQEEARLLLEWWKKEDLLPPAAYADTRTHARTGVRPAPGRFPLIVLSPGFTAPRSTLTHLAEDLASRGFVVATVDHAYESVGTAFPGGRVLTCRACAPVDEPGGGELATKGRAKDISYVIDRLTGGKNAWRHARMIDGKRIGAGGHSIGGSGALAAMTTDRRVRAGMNMDGHFHTRPTGLGDRPFLMIGTETAHTPGVEDGENWDEIWEGMDGWKRWLTVKGSGHFTFTDVPVLAAQAGVVDPEAPLSGERSEQITRAYIGAFYEQHLRGTPQPLLDGPSPGHPEVTFQRH
- a CDS encoding GNAT family N-acetyltransferase; this encodes MNENSDPYGDPYELRAEVPSVETFRRLRTDAGLSDKAPEAVALALPNTWHGVVLHHEGEPIGMGRIIGDGGTAFQLVDICVHPAHQGRGLGRRIMAALTEELERRAPATAYVSLIADGPARHLYEKFGFADTATHDSIGMYRSMPAR
- a CDS encoding family 16 glycosylhydrolase, coding for MTVPTSLSRRTKLGALALVCGVASLGVPPTASAENASPAPARSAAPAASTFTDDFNGPAGAAVDGGKWQIETGDNVNNHERQYYTSGNKNAALDGQGNLVITARKENPGNYQCWYGRCEYTSARLNTSGKFTSTYGHVEARMKVPRGQGMWPAFWMLGADIGSVGWPNSGEIDVMENVGFEPSTVHGTLHGPGYSGSGGIGAGYTLPGGEAFADKFHTFAVDWSPNKVTWSVDGRVYQTRTPADLNGNRWVFDKPFFLILNLAVGGYWPGDPDGSTTFPQQLVVDYVRVTGGNVAPSGN
- a CDS encoding transglycosylase SLT domain-containing protein is translated as MSLTRTARTRKFSVAGIAAAGAAAAALTLVPSPAHAAEPAKAAAAAPQAAGDKKYPENLDGWIRESLDIMKAKGIPGSYEGLHRNIMRESSGNPNAQNGWDVNAQNGTPSKGLLQVIQPTFDAYHVEGTPNSLTDPVANITAAANYAADKYGSIDNVDSAY
- a CDS encoding LCP family protein; the protein is MPHESQNEHPAHPADGPSVPAYGPARVRGSRRKPRKKALRYVAWGALGLVLAGGGGVAYAWQHLDGNIQGTDVDAALGHDRPAEQRDGSMNILLLGSDSRAGTHGRYGAGVQGARADTAMVLHVDKTHQKASVVSIPRDTMVERPQCVTSHGAAAGAQQAMFNSSYQVGGPACTVKTVEQMSGLRMDHYLEVDFKGFQKLIDELGGVDITTHKAIKDPNSGLSLTAGKHTLKGEDALALVRTRHGVGDGSDLGRIQLQQAFIKALIHRADTVDPLSNPAKAYGLADTATKTVSADSDLASADKLLGLAKDLKGVGPDDTDMVTMPVTYDAQDAGRVLPHDKASHQVWNALRHDKAIPKSATEQSVADRTDSPVSAGS
- a CDS encoding sigma-70 family RNA polymerase sigma factor encodes the protein MSSERHIAMIRAAQDGNQQAQDALVAEYLPLVYNIVGRALNGHADVDDVVQETMLRVLGGLDGLRGPETFRSWLVAITMNQIRGHWRERASGAIPAGGGLADAYDVVDPGADFVDLTITRLGLSGQRRETAEATRWLDEDDRALLSLWWLESAGELTRAEVAEALELSPQHAAVRVQRMKAQLETARVVVRALSANPPCGGLRQITAGWDGVPSALWRKRLARHARGCSVCEGHWSNLVPAEGLLVGLGLVPVGAVLAGLVLPPDLVEVGSASAVSGTSGDGSSGQVSARAQARRDRARRRRRTTGVAAAVVALGIGGAAVHLLTSPDADESTPSTAAAPAAPVTPSAAKSAAPSASPKRSASPSAKPKPSKTKKEKKKAKPSPDRTSAAPKPKPKPEAPDPKPAPQQPSGTAEQVVALVNTERAKAGCGPVRSNGKLATAAAKHSADMAARDYFDHTSPDGTDPGDRITAAGYRWSTYGENIARGQQSPAAVMDSWMKSPGHKANILNCDFKELGVGIHNGSGGPWWTQAFGTAL